One Thermofilum pendens Hrk 5 DNA segment encodes these proteins:
- a CDS encoding APC family permease, with protein MGEQRLRRRIGLLEAFSFGYADVGAGIYMTLGLVAAYAGPATPLAFAVASVSYLFTALSYAELSAAYPEAGGGMVFADRAFGRLAAFIAGWSLLLDYVVTGSIFALSTTGYLGHLFPLLKRDEFFGPVAALLVFFLVVLNILGIRESAAFSSALVLLDIAGLSVIMGIGYLTSFKPFFDKVNLGVNPDWQSFMYGSTLAMASYLGIEVISQTAEETRRAGATIPRAVKLVSVVVIFFALLFSTLAVGTVGWEVLAASQKDPAAVVAEHLPYGSVLALWVSVIGMTVCYAATNTGIVGVSRMVYAMGREGMLPRWLTELHGRFKTPYRAIVVFAVIQLLLAYVGHLGLAADLYNFGALLSYMVVNLSVLALRVKDPHRYRPYKVPGNVPLRVGGRKVYVPLGAVLGFLTNLAMWLMVVSTHKEGRLVGFAWLLAGLLVYAVYSRRRRAEPLTPSSP; from the coding sequence ATGGGGGAGCAGAGGCTACGTAGAAGGATCGGGTTGCTCGAGGCCTTCAGCTTCGGCTACGCGGACGTAGGGGCAGGTATCTACATGACCCTGGGGCTCGTCGCCGCCTACGCCGGGCCAGCGACACCCCTAGCATTCGCAGTCGCGTCGGTGTCGTACCTTTTCACGGCTCTCAGCTACGCGGAGCTCAGCGCAGCCTACCCTGAGGCTGGGGGCGGGATGGTATTCGCGGATAGGGCTTTTGGAAGGCTGGCCGCTTTCATAGCCGGGTGGAGCCTCCTGCTGGACTACGTCGTTACCGGCTCTATATTCGCTCTCTCGACTACGGGCTACCTGGGGCACCTCTTCCCCTTGCTGAAGCGGGACGAGTTCTTCGGGCCCGTAGCGGCTCTGCTCGTCTTCTTCCTCGTCGTGCTGAACATTCTCGGCATCAGGGAGTCCGCGGCCTTTAGCTCTGCGCTAGTCCTGCTCGACATCGCCGGTCTAAGCGTGATAATGGGTATAGGCTACCTGACGAGCTTCAAACCATTCTTCGACAAGGTAAACCTGGGGGTGAACCCGGATTGGCAGAGCTTCATGTACGGCTCGACGCTCGCGATGGCGTCGTACCTCGGGATAGAGGTAATCTCGCAGACGGCCGAGGAGACCAGGAGGGCGGGGGCTACGATACCGAGGGCTGTGAAGCTCGTGAGCGTAGTTGTCATCTTCTTCGCGCTTCTCTTCTCGACGCTCGCTGTCGGCACTGTCGGGTGGGAGGTTCTCGCCGCCTCCCAGAAGGACCCGGCGGCTGTGGTGGCGGAGCACCTGCCTTACGGATCGGTGCTCGCACTGTGGGTCTCCGTGATAGGTATGACGGTCTGCTACGCCGCGACGAACACCGGGATCGTGGGGGTGTCGAGGATGGTTTACGCGATGGGGAGGGAGGGGATGCTTCCCCGCTGGTTGACGGAGCTACACGGCCGCTTCAAGACCCCCTACAGGGCTATAGTGGTCTTCGCGGTAATCCAGCTACTGCTAGCCTACGTCGGGCACCTCGGGTTAGCGGCAGACCTCTACAACTTCGGCGCCCTGCTATCCTACATGGTCGTCAACCTCTCGGTCCTGGCGCTCCGCGTTAAGGACCCGCACAGGTACAGGCCGTACAAGGTTCCGGGCAACGTCCCGCTCAGAGTGGGCGGCAGGAAGGTGTACGTGCCCCTGGGGGCCGTCCTAGGCTTCCTGACGAACTTGGCGATGTGGCTCATGGTGGTATCCACGCACAAGGAGGGCAGGCTCGTAGGGTTCGCCTGGCTCCTCGCAGGCCTCCTGGTCTACGCCGTTTACTCTAGGAGGCGCCGAGCCGAGCCCCTCACTCCCTCGTCGCCCTGA
- a CDS encoding mechanosensitive ion channel domain-containing protein: MFELSLPWGFANLLLFLASIALTVVAGYLFSVVVRKSLGKINPLLSEIISRYGSWTIYVVGLLVSLELLNLRLETVLVFTALLGALVILGLKDVLPSIFARQFLEMYKPFRVGDWIRVGDTCGRVIDVNDLYTVVFTSSHEKLYIPNSRLLQERVYNLTAGTGFYVDVDFAASPSEGLDQLLRKVKGAIEEEAKEEGLEEPEIFVVGLEPDAVYLRVRVRVLNPQRKDEVRSRLLRRVYKAVRATRE, translated from the coding sequence ATGTTCGAGCTCAGCCTGCCTTGGGGCTTTGCCAACCTACTACTCTTCCTGGCTAGCATAGCGCTGACGGTCGTAGCCGGCTACCTTTTCTCGGTGGTAGTGAGGAAGTCGCTAGGAAAGATCAACCCCCTCCTCTCCGAGATAATCAGCCGCTACGGCTCATGGACTATCTACGTGGTAGGGCTCCTTGTGTCGTTAGAGCTCCTGAACCTGAGGCTCGAGACAGTCCTCGTGTTCACGGCGCTTCTAGGCGCGCTTGTAATCCTAGGCTTGAAGGACGTGCTACCGAGCATCTTCGCACGGCAGTTCCTCGAAATGTACAAGCCTTTCAGGGTTGGAGACTGGATTAGGGTCGGCGATACTTGCGGAAGAGTGATCGACGTCAACGACCTCTACACGGTCGTCTTCACGTCGTCCCACGAGAAGCTCTACATCCCGAACAGCAGGCTTCTGCAGGAAAGGGTGTACAACCTGACCGCGGGTACAGGCTTCTACGTCGACGTAGACTTCGCCGCGAGCCCCTCGGAGGGGTTAGACCAGCTACTGAGGAAGGTCAAGGGCGCCATCGAGGAGGAAGCCAAGGAGGAGGGGCTCGAGGAGCCGGAGATCTTCGTCGTAGGGCTTGAGCCCGACGCGGTTTACCTGAGGGTAAGAGTGAGGGTGCTTAACCCCCAGAGGAAGGACGAGGTAAGGTCGCGCTTACTCAGAAGGGTGTACAAAGCGGTCAGGGCGACGAGGGAGTGA
- a CDS encoding potassium channel family protein, protein MFVAVIGGGRVGYSIAEFFSKRGDRVVVVEKNEKVCGELAGSLDVTVYCGDARSIRLLEEAGVNKADVLFAVSGSDSLNIRVASVAKKRFGVPRVVVRVNHAENKEKAAQSGADEVICLDEVAELFVRAVTEVDYRVLFKHGGFAVVEIRVLPDSPAIGKPLRELVEKGLKVVAVVRDGSLVEAGEDLVLEADDRLVLAGREEAINETRQDILG, encoded by the coding sequence ATGTTCGTCGCGGTGATAGGCGGGGGAAGGGTCGGCTACTCGATAGCGGAGTTCTTCTCCAAGAGGGGCGACAGGGTTGTCGTCGTGGAGAAAAACGAGAAGGTGTGCGGCGAGCTTGCCGGGAGCCTCGACGTCACCGTTTACTGCGGTGACGCCAGGTCTATCAGGCTACTCGAGGAGGCCGGGGTAAACAAGGCCGACGTCCTCTTCGCGGTGTCGGGTAGCGACTCCCTAAACATACGCGTAGCGTCTGTTGCCAAGAAGAGGTTCGGGGTACCGAGGGTTGTCGTCAGGGTGAACCACGCCGAGAACAAGGAGAAGGCGGCCCAGTCGGGGGCAGACGAGGTCATATGCCTGGACGAGGTGGCAGAGCTCTTCGTAAGGGCTGTGACAGAGGTAGACTACAGGGTTCTCTTCAAGCATGGGGGTTTCGCGGTCGTAGAGATCAGAGTGTTGCCGGACTCCCCGGCGATAGGCAAGCCCCTGCGGGAGCTCGTCGAGAAGGGCTTGAAAGTGGTGGCGGTCGTGCGGGACGGGAGCCTCGTGGAGGCGGGGGAAGACCTCGTGTTGGAAGCCGACGATAGGCTCGTGCTCGCCGGGAGAGAGGAAGCAATAAATGAGACTAGGCAGGATATTCTTGGATAA
- a CDS encoding NAD(P)/FAD-dependent oxidoreductase — protein MYDLVVVGGGPAGSSAAIAAARAGLSVVVLEKGERNRDKYCGGGISVLTQNSLRELGAAEALETFENYAEGHVLVLPGEKVLVDAIPGLGYGLVRRSVFDAKLRELAESYGATVKHGFEASSITVDGDKVVVRSRKGEVVEGRYAVVATGAGNFPERALGFPPLRPENLGHCWGTEAEYPVSAEVERWRHEYGFTPIFLMFGFVTYGYMWVFPKRNHMNVGMGTTLAESARYGRLHLEGFARGLELARRMGILSEPGRLRVDRSWLIPGKPRAVTYSQERRVLLAGDAAGFVHPLTGEGISGAVRSGRLAAETVKQALDKEDPGLLKEYEAKWWADFGEDAYAYGLKLTRLMYSSPALQRLGLSMVFSDEEASRLLSMLLYRADRSASRRLYEYLLKHFPELLLKQPFAGKKRDYSKKRLKAG, from the coding sequence ATGTACGACCTGGTAGTCGTCGGGGGAGGACCCGCAGGGTCCTCCGCGGCTATCGCGGCGGCACGGGCAGGGCTGTCCGTGGTGGTTCTCGAGAAGGGCGAGAGGAACAGGGACAAGTACTGCGGCGGAGGGATATCCGTGCTTACCCAGAACAGCCTTAGAGAGCTGGGCGCCGCGGAGGCGTTGGAAACGTTCGAGAACTACGCTGAGGGACACGTGCTTGTACTACCCGGCGAGAAGGTACTCGTAGACGCTATACCGGGGCTTGGCTACGGTCTCGTGAGGCGTAGCGTTTTCGACGCGAAGCTGAGGGAGCTCGCGGAGAGCTACGGGGCTACGGTTAAGCACGGCTTCGAAGCCTCCTCCATAACCGTTGACGGCGATAAGGTGGTTGTGAGGAGCAGGAAGGGAGAGGTGGTCGAGGGGAGGTACGCGGTCGTAGCAACCGGGGCGGGGAACTTCCCAGAGAGGGCTCTCGGCTTCCCGCCTCTGAGGCCGGAGAACCTGGGGCACTGCTGGGGCACCGAGGCGGAGTACCCGGTATCCGCGGAGGTGGAGAGGTGGCGTCACGAGTACGGCTTCACTCCGATATTCCTGATGTTCGGCTTCGTCACCTACGGGTACATGTGGGTATTCCCGAAGAGGAACCACATGAACGTCGGGATGGGCACCACGCTGGCAGAGTCCGCAAGGTACGGCAGGCTACACCTGGAGGGCTTCGCCCGGGGGCTCGAGCTAGCCCGGAGGATGGGCATTCTGAGCGAGCCCGGGCGCCTACGTGTGGACAGGTCGTGGCTGATCCCCGGGAAGCCTAGGGCGGTCACGTACTCCCAGGAGAGGAGAGTGCTCCTAGCCGGGGACGCGGCAGGCTTCGTGCACCCGTTAACAGGCGAGGGGATCTCGGGGGCTGTGCGGAGCGGGCGGCTAGCCGCGGAGACCGTTAAGCAGGCGCTCGACAAGGAGGATCCCGGGTTGCTGAAGGAGTACGAGGCTAAGTGGTGGGCAGACTTCGGGGAAGACGCGTACGCCTACGGCTTGAAGCTCACGAGGCTCATGTACTCGAGCCCGGCGCTGCAGAGGCTGGGGCTCTCCATGGTGTTTTCCGACGAGGAAGCTTCGAGGCTACTCTCCATGCTACTCTACAGGGCCGACAGAAGCGCTAGCCGCAGGCTCTACGAATACCTCTTGAAGCACTTCCCGGAGCTCCTCCTGAAGCAACCCTTCGCGGGGAAGAAGAGGGACTACTCGAAGAAAAGGCTAAAAGCCGGGTAG
- a CDS encoding GTPase domain-containing protein, with amino-acid sequence MSLYKLVVFAGAKGSGKSSLIKALFPELDVRFDEPSYYRDYPLSGGVVVREVAGRHESLDVVSTIAGRWRISVGVLVADASQPFQRALEPKALVVVENAERKCLVAAKADSPYGDTVARLKGFAGERGFEFFAASVKDPGSIEELRLWVLEGRRPEVRKPEQPRAVAPPVPVDLVPVPAPKAPGKGALSEEELAVFELCDGKRGLAEIARITGKSYGEVKRIADSLMTKGFIAGFKTRVAF; translated from the coding sequence ATGTCGCTCTACAAGCTCGTAGTCTTCGCAGGCGCGAAGGGCTCGGGCAAGTCCTCCCTTATAAAGGCTCTCTTCCCGGAGCTCGACGTAAGGTTCGACGAGCCGTCCTACTACAGGGACTACCCCCTGAGCGGAGGGGTCGTGGTGCGGGAGGTTGCAGGTAGGCACGAGTCCCTAGACGTGGTCTCGACGATCGCCGGGAGGTGGAGGATTAGCGTCGGAGTCCTAGTCGCCGATGCCAGCCAGCCGTTCCAGAGGGCCCTCGAACCAAAGGCGCTCGTAGTCGTCGAGAACGCGGAGAGAAAGTGCTTGGTGGCGGCGAAGGCGGATTCCCCCTACGGAGACACTGTCGCGAGGCTTAAGGGCTTCGCCGGGGAAAGGGGGTTCGAGTTCTTCGCAGCCTCCGTGAAGGACCCCGGGAGCATCGAAGAGCTTAGACTCTGGGTGCTCGAGGGGCGGCGCCCCGAGGTCAGGAAGCCCGAGCAACCCCGGGCGGTAGCCCCGCCTGTACCCGTAGACCTCGTACCCGTACCTGCCCCCAAGGCTCCGGGTAAGGGTGCGCTGTCCGAGGAAGAGCTGGCAGTGTTCGAGCTCTGCGACGGTAAGAGGGGGCTGGCCGAGATAGCTAGGATCACGGGTAAGAGCTACGGCGAGGTTAAGAGGATAGCGGACTCCTTGATGACGAAAGGCTTCATAGCAGGGTTCAAGACGCGGGTAGCCTTCTAG
- a CDS encoding saccharopine dehydrogenase family protein, translating to MKIVVVGCGAVGSLVARLAAKWKVADEVLCLDKDVERAKRYLDYPEPLGIPVERADALAAEELKAKVAGYDFLVNSLPTFVKVDKAERLLNPQLMSVALKAGLNYADLACYGGKRRRAEQLSFSKAFSEAGLLALINMGASPGLSNILAREVYEDLDSAESLYVMSLEDQRGSSFVIPWSREEMLNVASPELCFRGRKYSLREPFSESALCNFPEPIGPVRCYSVSNDEAYTIPAFLRISNFYYLAGGSDIEVLRALYRLGILSDVPVKLRKATVTPRELLYHILPPTPSPEYIVRVVKEGDLEDAYFALQVYAEGEVRGERAVSKRYLVFPSQRRVNELMPGATYITYPTALSLLAVLSAVKGRRLRGVVPGEALPGPIRRAVLDYLRVQGITVGEEFRTVA from the coding sequence ATGAAGATAGTTGTTGTCGGTTGCGGGGCTGTCGGCTCCCTCGTGGCTAGGCTCGCGGCCAAGTGGAAGGTTGCGGACGAGGTTCTGTGCTTGGACAAGGACGTGGAGAGGGCTAAGAGGTACCTCGACTACCCGGAGCCGCTAGGCATACCGGTGGAGAGGGCGGACGCCCTCGCCGCCGAGGAGCTAAAGGCGAAGGTAGCGGGCTACGACTTCTTGGTGAACTCTCTCCCGACGTTCGTAAAGGTCGACAAGGCTGAAAGGTTGCTCAACCCGCAGCTAATGAGCGTCGCGCTGAAAGCGGGGCTCAACTACGCGGACCTCGCCTGCTACGGGGGGAAGAGGAGGAGGGCCGAGCAGCTCTCCTTCTCCAAGGCGTTCAGCGAGGCGGGCCTTCTCGCCCTCATAAACATGGGGGCCTCCCCCGGCCTTTCCAACATACTCGCGAGGGAGGTCTACGAGGATCTCGACTCGGCGGAGTCTCTCTACGTGATGTCCCTCGAGGACCAGAGGGGGAGCTCGTTCGTGATTCCGTGGTCGAGGGAGGAGATGCTCAACGTTGCTTCGCCTGAGCTGTGTTTCCGCGGCAGGAAGTACTCCCTCAGGGAGCCCTTCTCCGAGAGCGCGCTCTGCAACTTCCCGGAGCCCATAGGCCCCGTTAGGTGCTACTCCGTCTCTAATGACGAAGCCTACACGATCCCGGCTTTCCTGAGGATCTCGAACTTCTACTACCTGGCCGGCGGGAGCGACATAGAAGTCCTGAGGGCTCTGTACAGGCTCGGCATACTGAGCGACGTGCCCGTGAAGCTACGCAAGGCGACGGTAACCCCCAGGGAGCTACTCTACCACATCCTGCCCCCGACCCCCTCCCCCGAGTACATAGTCAGGGTGGTAAAGGAGGGGGACCTCGAGGACGCCTACTTCGCGCTACAGGTGTACGCCGAGGGCGAGGTTAGAGGCGAGAGGGCGGTCTCGAAGAGGTACCTCGTCTTCCCATCGCAGAGAAGGGTAAACGAGCTGATGCCGGGGGCTACCTACATCACGTACCCCACGGCTCTGAGCCTCCTAGCCGTGCTCAGCGCGGTTAAGGGGAGAAGGCTTAGGGGGGTCGTACCCGGTGAAGCCCTACCCGGGCCCATTAGGCGCGCGGTACTGGACTACCTGAGGGTTCAGGGGATAACTGTAGGCGAGGAGTTCAGGACCGTTGCCTAG
- a CDS encoding SLC13 family permease, whose translation MVVERAASQQYAFRVLLVLVAGLVTALASSLLGLEAQQVLALTAFLMTIYATLLLWTYRLPFAFLGVSALFLLGVLDVEYFVEHSHLDVIAFLIAMMTIVGYLEEDRFFEFIAQEIVRRVGVNFRATFLVVVFLSGFLAPLVDEVTSILVMLSVVLPLSGKIGVDPLPLVIASIFATNIGSAMTPLGNPVGVLVAFESGLTFSDFLARAAPVSALSLVVAAAILMHLFRGYIEEGNALASQRFTDGWSVASLERRTLYRDASVFSATILFIAAHHVLEEALGLPKNSLLLAAPLMVAGLIMLLDPSRGFHALETKVEWPTLVFFLLLFASVGALEKTGVVEVLSKSLGSLSASGVGAFMGAFTLSSSLMSAFMDNVIAVAILSRVVHELGAQGFHTEPFWWLTLFSAVYAGNLSPIGSTANIVALSVLEKRLGRSAGFKEWLRVGLPVTAATLALGFAAVYLQIP comes from the coding sequence ATGGTCGTGGAGCGCGCGGCCTCCCAGCAGTACGCCTTCAGGGTTCTCCTAGTGCTGGTAGCCGGTCTGGTCACCGCTCTCGCGTCCTCGCTCCTCGGGTTGGAGGCCCAGCAAGTGCTCGCCCTGACAGCCTTCCTGATGACGATATACGCGACCCTGCTACTCTGGACCTACAGGCTCCCCTTCGCGTTCCTGGGGGTCTCCGCCCTCTTCCTGCTCGGCGTGCTCGATGTAGAGTACTTTGTCGAGCACTCGCACCTGGACGTGATAGCCTTCCTGATAGCGATGATGACTATCGTGGGCTACCTGGAGGAGGACAGGTTCTTCGAGTTCATCGCCCAGGAGATCGTGAGGAGGGTCGGTGTAAACTTCAGGGCAACGTTCCTGGTGGTAGTCTTCCTGTCCGGCTTCCTGGCCCCGCTGGTCGACGAGGTTACCTCGATACTCGTTATGCTGTCCGTAGTGCTCCCGCTGAGCGGAAAGATAGGCGTCGACCCCCTACCGCTAGTCATTGCCTCCATCTTCGCGACGAACATAGGTAGCGCTATGACCCCGCTCGGGAACCCTGTGGGCGTTCTCGTGGCGTTCGAGTCCGGGCTGACCTTCTCGGACTTCCTGGCGCGGGCCGCGCCCGTCTCCGCGCTGTCCCTGGTGGTAGCGGCGGCTATACTCATGCATTTGTTTAGGGGGTACATCGAGGAGGGAAACGCCCTCGCCTCGCAGAGGTTTACCGATGGGTGGAGCGTGGCATCCCTGGAAAGGAGAACCCTCTACAGGGACGCGTCCGTGTTCTCCGCTACGATACTCTTCATAGCCGCGCACCACGTTTTAGAGGAGGCTCTCGGCTTGCCGAAGAACTCCCTCCTCCTAGCAGCCCCACTGATGGTGGCTGGGCTCATAATGTTGCTAGACCCTTCGAGGGGGTTTCACGCGCTGGAAACTAAGGTGGAGTGGCCTACCCTCGTATTCTTCTTGTTGCTCTTCGCATCGGTCGGAGCCTTGGAGAAAACGGGCGTCGTAGAGGTTCTGTCGAAGAGTCTAGGCTCTCTGTCCGCGTCGGGGGTAGGCGCCTTCATGGGAGCGTTCACGCTTTCTTCCTCCCTTATGAGCGCCTTCATGGACAACGTGATCGCCGTCGCGATTCTATCCCGGGTTGTACACGAGCTAGGCGCCCAGGGGTTCCACACAGAGCCGTTCTGGTGGCTGACGCTATTCTCGGCCGTCTACGCCGGGAACCTTTCACCGATAGGTAGCACTGCGAACATAGTGGCGCTCAGCGTCCTGGAGAAAAGGCTGGGCAGGTCCGCCGGGTTCAAGGAGTGGCTGAGAGTCGGGCTACCGGTTACGGCGGCAACCCTCGCCCTGGGCTTCGCGGCTGTCTACCTCCAGATCCCGTAG
- the sufC gene encoding Fe-S cluster assembly ATPase SufC — translation MMSGLEVRGLRVSVNGKLVLRGVDLEVPPGVIVGLIGPNGSGKTSLAYSIMGHPLYRVEEGEITLDGEVINHLKTEERASRGLFLVFQSPPEIGGLPVSVFLREVLARRGVEVGEEALSMYMREVGLGEEYLSRYVHEGFSGGEKRRFEFLQALLFKPKILIVDELDSGLDLEGVKSLTGKVRELAESGAGVLYISHNPLALRTLRPHRIVVLVDGKVRAAGGLELLDEVEEKGYQVVLGE, via the coding sequence ATGATGAGCGGACTGGAGGTACGCGGCTTAAGGGTGTCGGTTAACGGGAAGCTTGTACTCAGGGGAGTCGACCTAGAGGTCCCTCCGGGGGTTATCGTAGGCCTCATAGGCCCCAATGGTAGCGGTAAAACCTCCCTGGCTTACTCCATAATGGGCCACCCGCTCTACAGGGTCGAGGAAGGAGAGATAACGCTGGACGGGGAGGTTATCAACCACTTGAAGACTGAGGAGAGGGCTTCCAGGGGGTTATTCCTCGTCTTCCAGTCTCCCCCGGAGATAGGGGGGTTGCCGGTCTCGGTATTCCTGAGGGAGGTCCTCGCGCGCAGAGGAGTAGAGGTAGGCGAAGAGGCTCTCTCCATGTACATGCGGGAGGTGGGCCTCGGCGAGGAGTACCTGTCGCGCTACGTCCACGAGGGCTTCTCCGGAGGCGAGAAGAGGAGGTTCGAGTTCCTGCAAGCACTACTCTTCAAGCCTAAAATACTCATAGTCGACGAGCTGGACTCGGGGCTAGACCTCGAGGGTGTGAAGAGCCTCACTGGGAAAGTCAGAGAGCTCGCAGAGAGCGGTGCAGGAGTCCTCTACATTTCCCACAACCCCCTGGCTCTCCGCACCCTGAGGCCCCACAGGATAGTGGTGCTCGTCGACGGCAAGGTGCGCGCCGCCGGAGGGCTAGAGCTCCTGGACGAAGTGGAGGAAAAGGGCTACCAGGTGGTTCTGGGTGAGTAA
- the sufB gene encoding Fe-S cluster assembly protein SufB: protein MSKTSLLESLSLGEVSLDALRLKPRITLKGRISRSLVEEISRSKGEPEWMLRLRLRSLELFEKLPEPNWLVGVDELDLEELAHYVHPDVERVSRWEDLPEDVRKVYERLGLPEIERRVLSGLAAQLESENVYLAFKKFLEKQGVILMDMSEAVQRYPDLVKKYFMRVFPPSDHKFAALHGALWSGGVFLYVPPNVRIEAPIEAFFFIASELESQMEHTIVVADEGSFVHFIEGCAAPMFKKYSFHNGMVEVYAHKGSHVKFTTAQNWSKNLVNFNNKRALVEEGAVVEWVEGSIGSKVSYVYPSAILRGANARVSITNITLAKGPVWKDGGAKVYHLAPSTSSEVVSKSISADGGTAVYRGLVKVARGARGSTAAVKCDSLILDKKSKALTYPRNEVDEEDSTVVHEATTGRLSEEALFYLKTRGLSESEARRLVVLGYVGDVLGKLPFEYQVVFRRVLELEFEEIGGYA, encoded by the coding sequence GTGAGTAAGACCAGCCTGCTGGAGAGCCTCAGCCTCGGCGAGGTAAGCCTGGACGCGTTGAGGCTTAAGCCTAGGATCACGCTTAAAGGTAGGATCTCGCGTAGCCTCGTGGAGGAGATCTCGCGCTCGAAAGGAGAGCCCGAGTGGATGCTGAGGCTACGCTTGCGGAGCCTAGAGCTCTTCGAGAAGCTCCCGGAGCCGAACTGGCTCGTCGGCGTCGACGAGCTAGACCTCGAGGAGCTCGCCCACTACGTGCACCCGGACGTCGAGAGGGTGTCTCGCTGGGAGGACTTGCCGGAGGACGTCAGGAAGGTGTACGAGAGGCTCGGGTTGCCGGAGATAGAGAGGCGCGTGCTCTCAGGGCTCGCAGCACAGCTGGAGAGCGAGAACGTATACCTGGCCTTCAAGAAGTTCCTGGAGAAGCAGGGGGTAATACTGATGGATATGAGCGAGGCGGTCCAGAGGTACCCCGACCTCGTGAAGAAGTACTTCATGAGGGTCTTCCCGCCGAGCGACCACAAGTTTGCCGCGTTGCACGGCGCCCTCTGGAGCGGGGGAGTCTTCCTCTACGTCCCGCCAAACGTAAGGATAGAGGCACCGATAGAGGCGTTCTTCTTCATAGCCAGCGAGCTGGAGAGCCAGATGGAGCACACGATAGTAGTAGCCGACGAGGGGAGCTTCGTACACTTCATCGAGGGTTGCGCGGCGCCCATGTTCAAGAAGTACAGCTTCCACAACGGAATGGTAGAGGTCTACGCCCACAAGGGTTCACACGTGAAGTTCACGACTGCCCAGAACTGGAGCAAGAACCTCGTGAACTTCAACAACAAGAGGGCTCTCGTCGAGGAGGGGGCGGTCGTCGAGTGGGTGGAGGGTAGCATTGGGAGCAAGGTGAGCTACGTCTACCCCTCGGCGATCCTCAGAGGCGCGAATGCGCGCGTATCGATAACGAACATAACCCTCGCGAAGGGACCCGTGTGGAAGGACGGAGGGGCAAAGGTGTACCACTTGGCGCCCTCCACGAGTAGCGAGGTGGTAAGCAAGAGTATAAGCGCGGACGGGGGCACAGCTGTCTACAGGGGCCTAGTGAAGGTCGCGAGGGGCGCCCGGGGCTCCACGGCGGCGGTCAAGTGCGACAGCCTCATACTCGACAAGAAGTCCAAGGCCCTCACCTACCCGAGGAACGAGGTCGACGAGGAGGACTCCACCGTGGTCCACGAGGCGACGACCGGGAGGCTAAGCGAGGAGGCTCTCTTCTACCTGAAGACCAGGGGTCTCAGCGAGTCCGAAGCCAGGAGGCTCGTAGTACTGGGCTACGTCGGGGACGTGCTCGGGAAGCTCCCCTTCGAGTACCAGGTGGTATTCCGGAGAGTACTCGAGCTAGAATTCGAGGAAATAGGTGGCTACGCGTGA
- a CDS encoding SufB/SufD family protein produces the protein MKVAYENLPYQHVADSPATKHYANWEVFEEYVARRERASRLGVDAGLLVLRPDVTLSPGTVGVEDEPSWPLPVDTKLPAFHFSNLASSLSLELSGEKLVVAVEKPLEGFYSAHLNVRLRGSSSLILVSLAPPEAAGLSTLSLNVSVEEGSRSRLEVILFDSGSSATALMAVARLGEGSALQESVVAVSGRALYADLKASLRGGGSSLDSSILAVSPREAHASLNTDVAVESPRSSALIRLVGASADGFLAHKGAVKIVRGSVNARGRLSSRLIPLTPSSKVYASPTLEIESDDAEEAQHSASQSPVDPQRIFYLRSRGFTEQEALRLALKAEAFKAFEGRSPNGYVLFYIEEALKAALRSVSAG, from the coding sequence GTGAAGGTAGCCTACGAGAACCTCCCGTACCAGCACGTGGCCGACTCGCCCGCGACGAAGCACTACGCTAACTGGGAGGTCTTCGAGGAGTACGTGGCCAGGCGGGAAAGGGCGTCCAGGCTCGGCGTCGACGCGGGGCTCCTGGTGCTCCGGCCAGACGTAACCCTGTCCCCAGGCACCGTGGGCGTGGAGGACGAGCCCTCCTGGCCCCTACCCGTGGACACGAAGCTACCGGCGTTCCACTTCTCGAACCTCGCCTCCTCGCTGAGCCTAGAACTCTCCGGCGAGAAGCTCGTCGTGGCAGTAGAGAAGCCCCTCGAAGGCTTCTACTCGGCACACCTGAACGTGAGGCTCCGGGGCTCCTCCTCGCTTATCCTCGTCTCCCTGGCGCCCCCAGAGGCGGCGGGGCTCTCGACGCTATCTCTGAACGTCTCCGTCGAGGAGGGCTCCAGGTCGCGTCTCGAGGTAATACTGTTCGACTCGGGAAGCTCGGCGACCGCGTTGATGGCCGTGGCCCGGCTAGGGGAAGGCTCGGCGCTCCAGGAATCGGTAGTCGCCGTGTCGGGCAGAGCCCTCTACGCGGACCTAAAGGCCTCGCTTAGAGGAGGAGGCTCGTCGCTGGACAGTTCGATACTCGCCGTGTCCCCGCGGGAGGCTCACGCAAGCCTCAACACGGATGTAGCGGTAGAGTCGCCGCGCTCATCCGCCCTCATCAGGCTCGTAGGAGCCTCGGCGGACGGCTTCCTGGCGCACAAGGGGGCAGTGAAGATAGTCAGAGGCTCCGTGAACGCCCGGGGAAGGCTCTCATCGAGGCTAATACCCCTCACCCCCTCCTCCAAGGTCTACGCCTCCCCCACCCTCGAGATAGAGTCTGACGACGCGGAAGAAGCCCAGCACTCGGCGTCCCAAAGCCCGGTAGACCCCCAGAGGATATTCTACCTCAGGAGCAGGGGCTTCACGGAGCAAGAGGCGCTCCGCCTCGCCCTGAAGGCAGAGGCCTTCAAGGCGTTCGAGGGAAGAAGCCCGAATGGCTACGTGCTGTTCTACATCGAGGAAGCCCTGAAGGCCGCGTTGCGAAGCGTCTCGGCTGGCTAG